A single region of the Hyphomicrobiales bacterium genome encodes:
- a CDS encoding hypothetical protein (Evidence 5 : Unknown function) encodes MKAFSAFWVSRSLKGGDNALKHATSNNTQIAVISTFVGANLREGEMSIFKVMVEVDGRNIQCTVKEGVLATIETGTHDNKVRTPECRIALIVGRGDEEPTAWVQISKYTATNSLEVHAEGWIAAGGPGLSTLSSGAVLVGALTEAEGVELQSVAEGKFGTLACCTAYGNGCYVRCCGGCCSDSTRCPNASCCP; translated from the coding sequence ATGAAGGCGTTCAGCGCTTTTTGGGTGTCACGGTCACTTAAGGGTGGTGACAACGCATTGAAACACGCGACTTCAAATAATACGCAGATTGCGGTTATATCAACATTTGTTGGCGCCAATCTCAGGGAGGGTGAGATGAGCATATTCAAGGTGATGGTAGAGGTTGATGGTCGCAATATTCAATGCACTGTAAAAGAAGGCGTTCTTGCGACAATTGAAACCGGAACACATGATAACAAAGTAAGAACACCCGAGTGCCGTATAGCTCTTATAGTTGGACGGGGTGACGAGGAACCTACAGCTTGGGTGCAGATCTCGAAGTACACGGCAACAAATTCACTCGAAGTACACGCGGAGGGATGGATAGCGGCAGGCGGCCCGGGGCTTAGCACCCTTTCGTCTGGCGCTGTCCTCGTTGGCGCGCTTACAGAGGCCGAGGGAGTTGAGCTTCAATCGGTCGCGGAAGGAAAGTTTGGCACTCTCGCCTGCTGCACTGCCTACGGTAACGGTTGTTATGTGCGATGCTGTGGAGGCTGCTGCTCCGATTCGACGCGTTGTCCTAACGCTAGCTGCTGTCCTTAG
- a CDS encoding conserved hypothetical protein (Evidence 4 : Unknown function but conserved in other organisms), producing MKGRKPKLAVIDGGFAPGRCPPAPVWLTVQAKAEWKRAAPQLHGRKLLSADTLATLESYCVAVGIVRECEEIMGRDGRMIDGEDGPKPHPAFKMQSAAMREARLLAAELGLTPHRRGVKGKDEGNKNDGWDADLLA from the coding sequence GGTTTGCGCCCGGCCGCTGCCCGCCCGCGCCGGTCTGGTTGACCGTGCAGGCAAAGGCCGAATGGAAACGCGCGGCGCCGCAGCTCCACGGTCGCAAATTATTGTCAGCCGACACTTTGGCGACGCTCGAAAGCTACTGCGTCGCGGTCGGTATTGTTCGCGAATGCGAAGAAATCATGGGCCGTGACGGTCGCATGATCGATGGTGAGGACGGCCCGAAGCCACATCCCGCCTTCAAGATGCAATCCGCAGCTATGCGTGAGGCTCGCCTTCTGGCCGCCGAGCTGGGGCTGACGCCGCACCGACGCGGCGTGAAGGGTAAGGACGAAGGAAACAAGAACGATGGCTGGGACGCCGATCTTCTCGCCTGA
- a CDS encoding Terminase produces the protein MAGTPIFSPDPALYKDPTGRADRICRFVRRLRLWEGDFAGHPFHLHGFQEAIVRRIYGPSTDDGARLVRMACIWIPRGNAKTTLAAALGLAHFLGPEAEAGGQVVMAAADRENAGIAFNSAHQFVLQDDTLAGRVRAVESRKSLGHPKTKSTLKAISSEAYSKHGLNVSFFLADEIHAWPTGEGRKLFKTVTDSMVKRSHPLTVIISTAGDGQGGLAWDLWQYSHKVALGEIEDPTFAPIIFAAPPEADWRDETAWHMANPAIAAGFCSLEELRIKARRIEHFPAEIADFRRFHLDQWQEGAAQPWLVLEVYDAAETMTPLADLEGRSCWVGVDLSSVEDLTAVVAIFPVEGEGEGRRYDVLPMFFLPEAGLTKKAENDRADYLRWKQAGFLTVTEGNVVDHAAIVEHIVALGERYGVQEIAIDRWNSTAVNTALQDEGFTINQFGQGFASMAAPVKELKRAILSGHFRHGGNPLLRMCFGNVVAEKDAAENEKFTKEKARGRIDGAVAAAMAVGRILANESGPSPYETLRPEGFLFI, from the coding sequence ATGGCTGGGACGCCGATCTTCTCGCCTGATCCGGCGCTGTATAAAGATCCGACAGGACGCGCCGACAGGATTTGCCGCTTCGTGCGGCGGCTACGTCTATGGGAAGGCGACTTTGCCGGTCACCCTTTCCACCTTCATGGCTTTCAGGAAGCCATTGTCCGCCGCATCTATGGGCCGAGCACCGACGACGGTGCGCGCCTGGTGCGCATGGCCTGCATCTGGATTCCACGCGGCAACGCGAAGACGACGCTCGCCGCCGCGCTCGGGCTGGCGCACTTCCTCGGGCCGGAAGCGGAGGCAGGTGGACAGGTGGTCATGGCCGCAGCCGATCGAGAGAATGCCGGCATCGCCTTCAACTCGGCGCATCAGTTCGTCTTGCAGGATGACACGCTCGCCGGCCGCGTCCGTGCTGTCGAGAGCCGGAAGTCACTGGGGCATCCGAAGACGAAAAGCACGCTGAAAGCCATTTCCTCTGAAGCCTATTCGAAGCACGGCCTCAACGTGTCGTTCTTTCTCGCCGACGAAATCCACGCTTGGCCGACCGGCGAAGGACGAAAGCTCTTCAAGACCGTCACCGATTCGATGGTGAAGCGCTCGCACCCGCTCACCGTGATCATCTCGACGGCCGGCGACGGCCAGGGCGGGCTTGCATGGGACTTGTGGCAGTATTCGCACAAGGTGGCCTTGGGTGAGATCGAAGACCCGACCTTCGCGCCGATCATCTTCGCCGCGCCGCCCGAAGCCGACTGGCGGGACGAAACAGCCTGGCACATGGCGAACCCCGCTATCGCTGCCGGCTTCTGCTCGCTCGAGGAGCTGCGGATCAAGGCGCGCCGGATCGAGCACTTCCCGGCCGAGATCGCCGACTTCCGTCGCTTCCATCTCGACCAATGGCAGGAAGGCGCGGCGCAACCGTGGCTCGTGCTTGAAGTTTATGACGCGGCCGAGACCATGACGCCTCTCGCCGACCTTGAAGGCCGGTCGTGTTGGGTTGGTGTGGACTTATCAAGCGTCGAAGACCTCACCGCGGTTGTCGCTATCTTCCCCGTTGAGGGCGAGGGGGAGGGGCGGCGCTATGACGTGCTGCCCATGTTCTTCCTGCCTGAGGCCGGTCTGACGAAGAAAGCTGAGAACGATCGCGCCGACTATCTGCGCTGGAAACAGGCCGGTTTTCTCACTGTCACGGAAGGCAACGTCGTCGATCATGCTGCGATCGTCGAGCATATTGTTGCGCTGGGCGAGCGGTACGGTGTCCAGGAGATTGCGATCGACCGTTGGAACTCGACGGCGGTGAATACGGCTCTCCAGGACGAAGGTTTCACCATCAACCAATTCGGTCAGGGTTTCGCCTCGATGGCGGCGCCCGTGAAAGAGCTGAAGCGCGCGATCCTGTCGGGACACTTCCGTCATGGCGGCAATCCGCTCTTGCGCATGTGCTTCGGCAACGTCGTCGCCGAGAAGGACGCGGCCGAGAACGAGAAATTCACAAAGGAAAAGGCGCGGGGCCGGATTGATGGCGCAGTGGCGGCGGCGATGGCGGTTGGCCGCATCTTGGCCAACGAAAGCGGCCCTTCGCCCTACGAGACGCTACGGCCTGAGGGCTTCCTATTCATTTGA
- a CDS encoding hypothetical protein (Evidence 5 : Unknown function), producing the protein MNDITILGLNRVTNPKANRGGSTVLAFFDCRTNGFLLQGCAFVRTPRHGLTVWPPKVDGPESTRRSITFTDERLRQELVRSAQAAYRVLGGTDGEWMPHDPATRERRAVNYAAAAMRISNREQEMSRDGSGDDEGVQRFLGVTVT; encoded by the coding sequence ATGAATGACATTACAATCCTGGGCTTGAACCGGGTGACCAATCCCAAGGCCAACAGAGGCGGCAGCACTGTTCTCGCGTTCTTCGATTGCCGGACGAATGGTTTCTTGCTCCAGGGATGCGCGTTTGTCCGCACACCGCGTCACGGCCTCACGGTATGGCCACCAAAGGTCGATGGGCCGGAGAGCACGCGACGGAGCATCACCTTCACGGACGAGCGATTGCGACAGGAGTTGGTGCGATCGGCGCAAGCCGCGTATCGCGTCCTCGGGGGGACTGACGGCGAGTGGATGCCACACGATCCAGCAACCAGAGAGCGCCGCGCCGTGAACTATGCCGCTGCCGCGATGCGCATCAGCAACCGTGAGCAGGAAATGAGCCGCGACGGTTCTGGAGATGATGAAGGCGTTCAGCGCTTTTTGGGTGTCACGGTCACTTAA
- a CDS encoding hypothetical protein (Evidence 5 : Unknown function), which yields MCSGFNCRKNAFFYSALNIATINLYHHLEYAHLTLPEIGANKC from the coding sequence ATGTGTTCCGGTTTCAATTGTCGCAAGAACGCCTTCTTTTACAGTGCATTGAATATTGCGACCATCAACCTCTACCATCACCTTGAATATGCTCATCTCACCCTCCCTGAGATTGGCGCCAACAAATGTTGA